One window of Chryseobacterium sp. JJR-5R genomic DNA carries:
- a CDS encoding PepSY-associated TM helix domain-containing protein: MRKKHHHKKKPSAFKKWTGKLHLWLGLGVGFLIFIISITGALFVFKDEIENFTRQDVIYHNEQNIDSKQVLPIRTLEKAVVEQVKEKYPVHWVNIPIDKKMSYLFYWYEHNPEAWNYFDEFPIYKAAYVNPYTGKVLETYDEKNGFFQIVKMIHWSYLLKQSWGTYLVGIPVIIFMIMLISGIILWWPKNKAARKQRFSFKWQNVKSWKRKNYDLHNVLGFYASIFALIFSITGLFYAFFFVQAAIYFIFSGGKTQYPDFSSIKTKAPIEMRTEGTLDKISNTVKAKYPDSYGFSIDLGHPHMDDHEHPNFEVYVKHLSYSYHKSSSLIFDENSGDLLHTHDMKDKNFGEKAVGANYDIHVGSILGLPTKIIAFVVSLICASLPVTGFMIWWGRRKKKTVKTA, encoded by the coding sequence ATGAGAAAAAAGCATCACCATAAAAAGAAACCCAGCGCATTTAAAAAATGGACCGGCAAACTGCATTTGTGGCTCGGACTGGGTGTGGGGTTTCTGATCTTCATTATTTCCATTACCGGAGCTTTATTTGTTTTCAAGGACGAAATTGAAAACTTTACGAGACAGGATGTCATCTACCATAACGAGCAGAATATTGACAGCAAGCAGGTCCTTCCGATCCGTACGCTGGAGAAAGCAGTGGTGGAACAGGTAAAAGAGAAATATCCGGTCCATTGGGTAAATATCCCGATTGATAAAAAAATGTCTTACCTCTTCTACTGGTATGAACATAACCCGGAAGCCTGGAATTATTTTGATGAATTCCCGATATATAAAGCGGCTTATGTAAACCCGTATACCGGTAAAGTCCTGGAAACCTACGATGAGAAAAACGGATTTTTCCAGATCGTAAAAATGATCCACTGGAGCTATCTGCTGAAGCAGTCCTGGGGGACCTACCTTGTGGGGATCCCGGTGATTATTTTCATGATCATGCTGATCTCCGGCATTATCCTTTGGTGGCCGAAAAATAAAGCGGCCAGAAAACAGCGTTTCTCCTTCAAGTGGCAGAATGTGAAAAGCTGGAAAAGGAAAAACTATGACCTTCACAATGTCTTGGGGTTTTACGCTTCCATATTTGCGCTGATTTTTTCCATTACGGGATTGTTCTATGCGTTTTTCTTTGTGCAGGCAGCCATCTATTTCATTTTCTCCGGCGGGAAAACCCAGTATCCCGATTTTTCATCAATTAAAACCAAGGCACCGATCGAGATGAGAACGGAAGGGACCCTGGATAAGATCAGCAATACGGTCAAAGCTAAATATCCTGATTCTTACGGGTTTTCCATTGATCTGGGGCACCCGCACATGGATGATCACGAACACCCGAATTTTGAAGTATATGTAAAGCACTTATCCTATTCTTACCACAAAAGCAGCAGCCTTATTTTTGATGAAAATTCCGGCGACCTGCTCCATACCCACGATATGAAAGACAAAAATTTCGGTGAAAAAGCGGTGGGAGCCAATTACGACATCCACGTAGGATCAATTTTAGGGCTTCCCACGAAGATCATCGCTTTTGTTGTAAGTCTTATATGTGCCTCATTACCAGTAACCGGATTTATGATCTGGTGGGGCAGAAGGAAAAAGAAAACGGTGAAAACCGCCTGA